A single window of Haliotis asinina isolate JCU_RB_2024 chromosome 5, JCU_Hal_asi_v2, whole genome shotgun sequence DNA harbors:
- the LOC137284100 gene encoding cyclin-F-like yields MKVIQSISRLQRSPENVFIPVHTQLRPRTRSSVTIWHLPEEILLHFLKGLQIKDLLNMRVVHPYFLQLIDSHTSIWTAVTFHNCWPSPANLHHFQRAQENGNLEASIKLAVAYLYSEGLPSSVNSELCPSNGNRAAELFCKTEALTPNTVPFTWLFIRPPWSVSGACCKEGVFQFMKKYLEKEVNRDISVCVGKMLQLLDGEGTEAAAVHYLQLAAQHGSPDAALALWEMQYSQRVLDKAAELESMRQLRDVASMGCLNARLYLGKYYASGKYGGISRSQVAAFLKEVFQTTSPTGTHRTFQNHRDLTPSMRYILVDWLVEVAGMKDFSTLTLHAAVNLVDRFLQVHAVPRSQLQLLGVAAMVICSRFLGKDIITIREAAWLTDSTYSYEDVVRMMGEITATVRGNIRVATSLDYVNILTVLAPGMDQCCTKLAEYICELSLLQAEMGQYSPAEIAASCVLLARILVKMETPWPSVMEEFTGFSVDDISRCAFHVHEKCFMEGSVVDHRDITLQAVKQRYSDEKYHCVSSIDIMSYEQLCSIMGVTEHVLHGTDVKLRFKNADELIVSPSRGKSRSHRTIKRSMEREKASTPTVEKWEFPESAMMSGYDGDHEDDDDESFMELNDSINSVMTCDSSDLTIDSDSDTYTACLSSFCNGESSLGGIKVKLLGASSSSSSSSPCLPFPTSCRCAQSSSTSGVSSSPSSQSSPSPQTKRTKCNFRSFSSYCMSHSEYDTKSPFEDSFTTRKSPRTATQMTSPNALKRKNRKRTSNTGGNSIS; encoded by the exons ATGAAAG TAATACAGAGTATAAGTCGACTGCAACGATCACCTGAGAATGTTTTCATCCCTGTGCACACACAACTGCGGCCCCGTACACGGAGCAGTGTCACTATATGGCATCTTCCAGAGGAAATACTCCTACATTTTCTCAAAGGTCTACAGATTAAAGACTTGCTGAACATGAGGGTG GTTCATCCCTACTTCTTGCAACTGATCGACTCGCACACCTCTATTTGGACAGCAGTTACATTCCACAACTGCTGGCCTTCCCCTGCCAACCTTCACCATTTCCAGAG AGCTCAAGAAAATGGTAACCTGGAGGCCTCAATCAAACTTGCTGTGGCATACCTCTACAGTGAGGGAC TTCCAAGTTCTGTAAACTCTGAACTGTGTCCGTCCAATGGTAACCGTGCTGCAGAGCTGTTCTGTAAGACTGAAGCTCTCACCCCTAACACAGTCCCTTTCACATGGCTCTTTATTCGCCCTCCATGGTCTGTGAGTGGCGCCTGCTGCAAGGAGGGTGTCTTTCAGTTCATGAAGAAGTACCTGGAGAAA GAAGTCAACCGAGATATCAGTGTTTGTGTTGGGAAGATGTTGCAACTGCTGGATGGGGAAGGTACTGAGGCAGCTGCCGTCCACTACCTGCAGTTGGCTGCCCAGCATGGGTCACCTGATGCAGCACTTGCTTTGTGGGAGATGCAGTATTCACAGAGG GTATTAGACAAAGCAGCTGAACTGGAAAGTATGCGCCAGCTGCGTGATGTGGCCAGTATGGGATGTCTGAACGCACGACTCTATTTGGGCAAGTATTATGCATCTGGGAAATATGGTGGCATATCTCGCTCTCAAGTAGCAGCATTCCTGAAAGAAGTCTTTCAAACTACCTCACCCACGGGCACTCACAGGACATTCCAGAACCACAGAGACCTCACTCCATCCATGAG ATACATCCTTGTTGACTGGCTAGTAGAAGTGGCAGGGATGAAGGACTTCTCCACTCTCACACTTCATGCCGCCGTCAACCTGGTGGATCGATTCCTGCAGGTGCATGCTGTTCCCCGCTCTCAATTACAGCTTTTGGGAGTAGCAGCTATGGTTATTTGCTCAAG ATTTCTCGGCAAGGATATTATCACAATCCGTGAGGCGGCCTGGCTCACTGACAGCACCTACAGCTATGAGGATGTAGTGAGGATGATGGGAGAAATCACAGCCACAGTGCGGGGCAACATTCGTGTAGCTACCAGTCTGGACTATGTAAACATCCTCACGGTGCTGGCACCCGGCATGGACCAGTGCTGTACCAAACTGGCCGAGTACATCTGTGAACTGAGCTTACTGCAGGCTGAGATGGGGCAGTACAGCCCAGCTGAGATTGCTGCTAGCTGTGTCCTCCTAGCTCGTATTCTTGTCAAAATGG AAACACCCTGGCCCTCTGTGATGGAAGAGTTCACAGGGTTTTCAGTGGATGACATCAGTAGATGTGCCTTCCATGTCCATGAGAAATG CTTCATGGAGGGGTCAGTAGTAGACCATCGTGACATCACACTACAAGCAGTCAAACAGAGATACTCGGATGAGAAATACCACTGTGTCAGCAGTATTGAT ATAATGAGTTATGAACAACTCTGCTCAATCATGGGTGTAACGGAACACGTTCTACATGGAACTGATGTGAAGCTCCGGTTCAAGAATGCAGATGAACTCATTGTCTCACCATCACGAGGGAAGAGTCGCAGTCACAG AACTATCAAGCGCAGTATGGAACGTGAAAAAGCTTCAACTCCAACTGTTGAAAAGTGGGAATTCCCAGAGAGTGCAATGATGTCAGGTTATGATGGTGACCATGAAGATGACGACGATGAATCATTCATGGAACTTAATG ACTCCATAAACAGTGTGATGACCTGTGACAGCTCTGATCTGACCATCGACTCTGACAGTGACACATACACTGCATGTCTTTCAAGCTTCTGCAATGGAGAATCCAGTTTGGGAGGAATAAAAGTGAAGCTGCTGGGTGCCTcgtcctcttcctcctcctcttccccTTGCCTCCCTTTCCCCACCAGCTGCCGGTGTGCCCAGTCTTCCTCCACCTCGGGCGTCTCCTCCTCCCCCAGCAGCCAGTCTAGTCCCTCCCCACAAACAAAACGCACAAAGTGCAATTTCCGCAGTTTTTCTTCCTACTGTATGTCACACAGTGAATATGACACTAAAAGCCCATTTGAGGATTCTTTCACCACAAGAAAGAGTCCCCGCACAGCAACGCAGATGACCTCTCCAAATGCTTTAAAAAGAAAAAATCGTAAAAGAACAAGTAACACTGGAGGTAACAGTATATCCTAG